Proteins found in one Borreliella valaisiana VS116 genomic segment:
- a CDS encoding tetratricopeptide repeat protein: protein MAKNGLLVFFIAIIFVFVSIVVVVFYNSLGKDYVKSGGEIVENLEKDLHDYLKENDAKEREKISLKIKELISKEKEISSYFISRFYLARAIYLQSQAQYDEAIKDLDIVIKAKGIESEIAFINKAAVYEKMGLKEDALLVYEDLINSTSLGFLKVRALLSKAVLIEEKDKDLALKVYEEIVKFPYENNLYINIANNKILELKQN, encoded by the coding sequence ATGGCTAAGAATGGTCTTTTAGTTTTTTTTATTGCTATTATTTTTGTGTTTGTATCTATTGTTGTTGTTGTTTTTTATAATTCTTTAGGCAAAGATTATGTAAAGAGTGGTGGAGAAATAGTAGAAAATCTTGAAAAGGATTTACATGACTATTTAAAAGAAAATGATGCTAAAGAGAGAGAAAAAATATCTCTTAAGATAAAGGAACTTATTTCAAAGGAAAAAGAAATTTCATCTTATTTTATTTCAAGGTTTTATTTAGCTAGAGCTATTTACTTGCAAAGTCAAGCACAGTATGATGAGGCTATTAAAGATTTGGATATTGTTATTAAGGCAAAAGGTATTGAAAGCGAAATTGCTTTTATTAATAAAGCTGCAGTTTATGAAAAAATGGGATTAAAAGAAGATGCTTTATTGGTTTATGAGGATCTTATTAATAGTACCAGTTTAGGTTTTTTAAAGGTGAGAGCTCTTTTGAGTAAGGCAGTATTGATAGAGGAAAAAGATAAAGATCTTGCTTTAAAAGTGTATGAAGAGATTGTTAAATTTCCTTATGAAAATAATTTATATATAAATATAGCAAATAATAAAATTTTAGAACTTAAGCAAAATTAA